Proteins encoded within one genomic window of Halorussus salilacus:
- a CDS encoding ornithine cyclodeaminase family protein encodes MVRVLSDSAVADCLALDDLLPVVREAFVRQGRGEVERPDRPHFPVGAGLDGPDPAGTGLVMAAYVHGAAHYATKLVGVHEGNAERGLPTVNAQIALTEADTGLPAAYLAGTRITNARTGCIGGLAAAELAAGPVTLGLLGAGTQARWQARAVAAATDLDSIRVFSPSDSKRECAADLRAELGVAASAVDSPEDAVSGANVVVTATTSTEPVFPGSALDPGTLVVAVGAYTAEMRELDHTTFDRASRVFADVPEEVAEIGDLLGAEVDADELVSLSSVLEGDAGRSSAEEILIVESVGSAVLDAAAAEHVFERAEERGIGTEVSL; translated from the coding sequence ATGGTTCGCGTCCTCTCGGATTCGGCGGTCGCAGACTGTCTCGCGCTCGACGACCTCCTCCCGGTCGTCCGCGAGGCGTTCGTCAGGCAGGGCCGGGGGGAGGTCGAACGACCCGACCGGCCGCACTTCCCGGTCGGGGCGGGGCTCGACGGACCCGACCCCGCGGGAACCGGACTCGTAATGGCCGCCTACGTCCACGGCGCGGCCCACTACGCGACGAAGCTGGTCGGGGTCCACGAGGGCAACGCCGAGCGCGGTCTGCCGACCGTCAACGCCCAGATCGCGCTGACCGAGGCCGACACCGGGCTCCCCGCCGCCTACCTGGCGGGCACCCGAATCACCAACGCCCGGACCGGCTGTATCGGCGGGCTGGCGGCGGCCGAACTCGCCGCCGGTCCCGTGACGCTCGGACTCCTCGGCGCTGGCACGCAGGCGCGCTGGCAGGCCCGCGCCGTCGCGGCCGCGACCGACCTCGACTCGATACGGGTCTTCTCGCCGAGCGACTCCAAGCGCGAGTGCGCCGCCGACCTCCGGGCGGAGCTGGGAGTCGCCGCAAGCGCGGTCGACTCGCCGGAGGACGCCGTCTCGGGCGCGAACGTGGTGGTCACCGCGACCACGAGCACCGAACCGGTCTTTCCCGGGTCGGCGCTCGACCCCGGAACGCTCGTCGTGGCGGTCGGGGCCTACACCGCCGAGATGCGGGAACTCGACCACACCACCTTCGACCGGGCGAGCCGCGTCTTCGCCGACGTGCCCGAGGAGGTCGCCGAAATCGGCGACCTCCTCGGGGCCGAGGTCGACGCCGACGAACTGGTGTCGCTGTCGAGCGTCTTGGAGGGGGACGCGGGGAGAAGCTCCGCCGAGGAGATTCTGATCGTCGAGAGCGTGGGGTCGGCGGTGCTGGACGCCGCGGCGGCCGAACACGTCTTCGAGCGAGCAGAGGAACGGGGAATCGGGACCGAGGTGTCGCTGTAG
- a CDS encoding MATE family efflux transporter gives MDPATPDDSITEGGLVRPMFRLAWPIVIIQLLQVAYNIADTFWLGRLSADAVGAISLAFPLIFLLISIAGGFTTAGAILVAQYTGAKSEGSAGMVAGQILMFVTVLAVLLSALGYVATEPMLSALPSQGQTTVQVIPLAADYMEVFFLGLPFLFGFFVFSALMRGYGDTRTPMRVMLVSVALNVVLDPFLIFGWGPFPHMGIEGAALATIFSRGVASLLGFYVLFVARAGPDVRVGYLVPDLGYIRDIVRIGVPSTIEQSMSALAMITLTAMVVQFAPPVVSAYGLGNRLASLVFLPAMGLGRATNTMVGQNLGAHKADRAERAVWLATKVGASVMVGVAVVAALFPEPIVSVFMATGTDAAARTIEHGAEYLRIRSVEFGFMAVLQVMLGAYRGAGNTKTAMAFSMVALWIGRVPAVLYLAFVADWGPTGIWVGMALGNILGAIAAVAWFTRGTWKETVIDEGADSPAGAGESTAEPDPGASEGK, from the coding sequence ATGGACCCCGCGACCCCCGACGACTCGATAACCGAAGGCGGGTTGGTCCGACCGATGTTCCGGCTGGCGTGGCCCATCGTGATCATCCAGCTCCTGCAGGTCGCGTACAACATCGCCGACACGTTCTGGCTGGGTCGGCTGTCGGCCGACGCGGTCGGAGCCATCAGCCTCGCGTTTCCGCTCATCTTCCTGCTCATCTCCATCGCGGGCGGGTTCACCACCGCGGGGGCCATTTTGGTCGCCCAGTACACCGGCGCGAAGAGCGAGGGCTCGGCGGGGATGGTCGCGGGCCAGATTCTGATGTTCGTCACGGTCCTCGCGGTCCTGTTGAGCGCCCTCGGCTACGTCGCCACCGAGCCGATGCTCTCGGCGCTCCCGAGTCAGGGTCAGACCACGGTGCAGGTCATCCCGCTCGCGGCCGACTACATGGAGGTGTTCTTCCTCGGTCTGCCGTTCCTGTTCGGCTTCTTCGTGTTCTCGGCGCTGATGAGAGGCTACGGCGACACCCGGACCCCGATGCGCGTGATGCTGGTGAGCGTCGCGCTCAACGTCGTGCTCGACCCCTTCCTCATCTTCGGCTGGGGACCGTTCCCCCACATGGGCATCGAGGGCGCGGCGCTGGCGACTATCTTCTCGCGGGGCGTCGCCAGCCTGCTGGGCTTTTACGTCCTGTTCGTCGCCCGCGCCGGACCCGACGTGCGGGTGGGATACCTCGTCCCCGACCTCGGGTACATCCGGGACATCGTCCGCATCGGCGTCCCCTCGACCATCGAGCAGTCGATGAGCGCGCTCGCGATGATAACCCTGACCGCGATGGTGGTCCAGTTCGCGCCGCCGGTCGTCTCGGCGTACGGACTCGGGAACCGGCTCGCGTCGCTCGTGTTCCTGCCCGCGATGGGACTCGGCCGGGCCACCAACACGATGGTCGGACAGAACCTCGGCGCGCACAAGGCCGACCGCGCCGAGCGCGCGGTGTGGCTCGCCACCAAGGTCGGCGCGAGCGTGATGGTCGGCGTCGCGGTCGTCGCCGCGCTGTTCCCCGAACCCATCGTCTCGGTGTTCATGGCGACGGGGACCGACGCCGCCGCTCGGACCATCGAGCACGGCGCGGAGTACCTCCGCATCCGCTCGGTCGAGTTCGGGTTCATGGCGGTCCTGCAGGTGATGCTCGGGGCCTACCGCGGCGCGGGCAACACCAAGACCGCGATGGCGTTCTCGATGGTCGCGCTGTGGATCGGCCGCGTCCCCGCGGTCCTCTATCTGGCGTTCGTCGCCGACTGGGGACCGACCGGCATCTGGGTCGGGATGGCGCTTGGCAACATTCTCGGCGCTATCGCGGCCGTGGCGTGGTTCACCCGCGGGACGTGGAAGGAGACGGTCATCGACGAGGGGGCCGACTCACCGGCAGGGGCCGGTGAGTCGACCGCCGAACCCGACCCCGGCGCGTCCGAGGGGAAGTGA
- the azf gene encoding NAD-dependent glucose-6-phosphate dehydrogenase Azf, whose amino-acid sequence MDDPVLLTGAEGRVGQAILSDLSEKYDWRLLDRDPPTRDTDHDFVAADITDEEALADAVEGIGAIVHLAGDPRPEAPWNSVLTNNIDGTQKLLEAAVDAGVEKFAFASSNHAVGSFETDERKPDIYRPHDDFLLDGTELPRPSNLYGVSKASGEILGRYYHDAHDLSVVCVRIGNLTKSHPPKGYERGQAMWLSHRDCAHLFDRCLQADYDYEIVYGISDNDRKYYSIERAREVLGYDPQDNSAEFADARVEE is encoded by the coding sequence ATGGACGACCCAGTCCTGCTGACGGGCGCGGAGGGCCGCGTCGGGCAGGCCATCCTCTCGGACCTTTCCGAGAAGTACGACTGGCGACTGCTCGACCGCGACCCTCCGACCCGCGACACCGACCACGACTTCGTGGCCGCCGACATCACCGACGAGGAGGCGCTCGCCGACGCGGTCGAGGGCATCGGCGCGATTGTTCACCTCGCGGGCGACCCCCGACCCGAAGCCCCGTGGAACAGCGTCCTGACCAACAACATCGACGGCACCCAGAAGCTACTGGAGGCGGCCGTCGACGCGGGCGTCGAGAAGTTCGCGTTCGCCTCCTCGAACCACGCGGTCGGGTCGTTCGAGACCGACGAGCGCAAACCCGACATCTACCGGCCCCACGACGACTTCCTGCTCGACGGCACCGAACTCCCCCGCCCGAGCAATCTCTACGGCGTGAGCAAGGCCAGCGGCGAGATTCTGGGTCGGTACTACCACGACGCCCACGACCTCAGCGTGGTCTGCGTCCGCATCGGCAACCTCACCAAGAGTCACCCGCCGAAGGGCTACGAGCGCGGACAGGCGATGTGGCTCTCCCACCGCGACTGCGCCCACCTCTTCGACCGATGCCTGCAGGCCGACTACGACTACGAGATCGTCTACGGCATCTCCGACAACGACCGCAAGTACTACTCCATCGAGCGCGCGAGGGAGGTACTGGGCTACGACCCACAGGACAACTCCGCGGAGTTCGCCGACGCCCGAGTCGAGGAGTAA
- a CDS encoding creatininase family protein codes for MDLFDATWTDADAAETDLAVLPVGSTEQHGPHAPLGTDVRTAEAVAEAGARAYEDARDGQVVVAPAIPVGVAEEHRQFTGTLWVGEDTFRRYVRETVASLAHHGWDRVVLVNGHGGNVAALREVAGTVTRKDDAYAVPFTWFEAVGEHGDDMGHGGPLETALLREIAPELIREDRIEDAREGASNGWGEWVSHANLAFDSAEFTGNGVVGDPGDGDADRGERLLELAAAALAKLLAAVEERDVSRPAHK; via the coding sequence ATGGACCTCTTCGACGCGACGTGGACCGACGCCGACGCCGCGGAGACCGACCTCGCGGTCCTCCCGGTCGGGAGCACCGAACAGCACGGCCCGCACGCGCCGCTCGGGACCGACGTGCGAACAGCGGAAGCCGTCGCGGAGGCTGGCGCGCGGGCGTACGAGGACGCCCGCGACGGCCAGGTGGTCGTCGCGCCCGCGATTCCGGTCGGGGTCGCCGAGGAGCACCGCCAGTTCACCGGCACGCTGTGGGTCGGCGAGGACACCTTCCGGCGCTACGTCCGCGAGACGGTCGCGAGCCTCGCCCACCACGGCTGGGACCGGGTGGTCCTCGTCAACGGCCACGGCGGCAACGTGGCCGCCCTCCGGGAGGTCGCGGGGACCGTCACCCGGAAGGACGACGCCTACGCCGTCCCGTTTACGTGGTTCGAGGCGGTCGGCGAGCACGGCGACGACATGGGCCACGGGGGACCCCTCGAAACCGCGCTCCTCCGCGAAATCGCGCCGGAACTGATCCGGGAGGACCGAATCGAGGACGCCCGCGAGGGGGCGAGCAACGGGTGGGGCGAGTGGGTCAGCCACGCCAACCTCGCGTTCGACTCGGCTGAGTTCACCGGGAACGGAGTGGTCGGCGACCCCGGCGACGGCGACGCCGACCGCGGCGAGCGACTGCTCGAACTCGCGGCCGCGGCGCTCGCGAAGCTCCTCGCCGCGGTCGAGGAGCGCGACGTGAGCCGTCCGGCGCACAAGTAA
- a CDS encoding cold-shock protein, protein MAEGNVDFFNDTGGYGFISTDDEDDDVFFHMEDVGGPDLEEGTDVEFSIEQAPKGPRATNVTRV, encoded by the coding sequence ATGGCAGAAGGTAACGTTGATTTCTTCAACGACACAGGCGGCTACGGTTTCATCTCGACGGACGACGAGGACGACGACGTGTTCTTCCACATGGAAGATGTCGGCGGCCCGGACCTCGAAGAGGGAACGGACGTAGAGTTTAGTATCGAACAGGCCCCCAAGGGTCCGCGCGCGACGAACGTCACGCGAGTCTAA
- a CDS encoding translation initiation factor IF-2 subunit beta, with amino-acid sequence MDYTASLDRAMDETPDFEGHDERFSYPDAQAQKDGAFTRLTNLSDIADALGRDTEHIHSALQRELGTNGKLEDGRARYNGTFSGSDFDAAIESYVEEFVLCSECGLPDTRLVRENRNLMLRCDACGAFRPVTKRSTQTQTQNRDAVEEGNTYEVKITGTGRKGDGVAEKGKYTIFVPGAQEGDVVQIYIKNISGNLAFARLA; translated from the coding sequence ATGGACTACACGGCAAGCCTCGACCGCGCGATGGACGAGACTCCCGACTTCGAGGGCCACGACGAGCGATTCAGCTATCCCGACGCACAGGCCCAGAAGGACGGCGCGTTCACCCGACTCACCAACCTGAGCGACATCGCCGACGCGCTCGGACGCGACACCGAACACATCCACAGCGCGCTCCAGCGCGAACTCGGCACGAACGGCAAACTGGAGGACGGCCGCGCCCGGTACAACGGGACCTTCTCCGGGTCGGACTTCGACGCCGCCATCGAGAGCTACGTCGAGGAGTTCGTGCTCTGCTCGGAGTGCGGCCTGCCCGACACCCGCCTCGTGCGCGAGAACCGCAATCTGATGCTCCGGTGTGACGCCTGCGGGGCGTTCCGGCCCGTCACCAAGCGCTCGACCCAGACCCAGACCCAGAACCGCGACGCGGTCGAGGAGGGCAACACCTACGAGGTCAAGATCACCGGCACCGGCCGAAAGGGCGACGGCGTCGCCGAGAAGGGCAAGTACACCATCTTCGTCCCCGGCGCGCAGGAGGGCGACGTGGTGCAAATCTACATCAAGAACATCAGCGGCAACCTCGCGTTCGCGCGACTCGCCTGA
- a CDS encoding CBS domain-containing protein, with product MEDIFVGRLMSSPVETVSPDTQAHVAAETMLDEGIGSVVVTDGDGQLRGILTATDFVHVAAEQRWASDATVETYMTTDVVTTTANESIRDVADLLLERGFHHLPVVDDEDNVVGMLSTTDLAAYLSTVRTPSPS from the coding sequence ATGGAAGACATCTTCGTCGGCCGACTCATGTCCTCGCCCGTCGAGACCGTGAGTCCCGACACGCAGGCCCACGTCGCGGCCGAGACCATGCTCGACGAGGGCATCGGCTCCGTGGTCGTGACCGACGGCGACGGCCAACTCCGAGGCATCCTCACCGCGACCGACTTCGTCCACGTCGCGGCCGAACAGCGGTGGGCGTCCGACGCCACCGTCGAGACGTACATGACCACCGACGTGGTCACCACGACCGCCAACGAGTCCATCCGCGACGTGGCCGACCTGTTGCTCGAACGCGGCTTCCACCACCTCCCGGTCGTCGACGACGAGGACAACGTCGTCGGAATGCTCTCGACGACCGACCTCGCGGCGTACCTCTCGACGGTCCGGACGCCCAGTCCCTCGTAA
- a CDS encoding metallophosphoesterase — protein sequence MVRYLISDFHLDHGNIIDYCDRPFDSVEEMNEALVESWNAVVDSGDEVLYGGDLTIRTSAGALLDWLDELNGEIVFLLGNHDGTVLEGLDRVRFVEEFRFEHRGVPFHAVHDPADGPSNPKGWLLHGHHHNNWPERFPLVDHDTRRVNFSAELLDYRPLATDRLVDYLACGERFPDRAAAERALEAAD from the coding sequence ATGGTCCGATATCTCATCTCCGACTTCCATCTCGACCACGGGAATATCATCGACTACTGCGACCGACCGTTCGATTCGGTCGAGGAGATGAACGAGGCGTTAGTCGAGTCCTGGAACGCCGTCGTGGACTCGGGCGACGAAGTGCTGTACGGCGGCGACCTCACCATCCGAACGTCCGCCGGGGCCCTGTTGGACTGGCTCGACGAACTGAACGGTGAGATCGTCTTCCTGCTGGGCAACCACGACGGTACGGTGCTGGAGGGGCTGGACCGGGTCCGGTTCGTCGAGGAGTTCCGGTTCGAGCACCGAGGGGTCCCGTTCCACGCCGTCCACGACCCGGCAGACGGCCCCTCGAACCCGAAGGGGTGGTTGCTCCACGGCCACCATCACAACAACTGGCCGGAGCGATTCCCCCTCGTCGACCACGATACTCGACGCGTCAACTTCTCGGCCGAACTGCTGGACTACCGCCCGCTGGCGACCGACAGACTGGTCGACTACCTGGCCTGCGGCGAGCGGTTCCCCGACAGAGCCGCCGCCGAGCGTGCACTGGAAGCCGCCGACTGA
- a CDS encoding DUF309 domain-containing protein: MRDHLRAGIAVYNAGEYHAAHDAWEAFWLDLESGTDDERFLHGLIQFTAAVYHAANANWEGARGLAESGAGYLADLPADHRGVNVGAVRAYLRAVAADPEHVERAGPPRLTHEGTAIMPEDLRFDAAAIAAGILAEEYGYDEEVIERGAEYARADLDSGRANSEFVTFVMDFARDAANRGIIFQRLRQHVEKRRARETDVDGLFE, from the coding sequence ATGAGAGACCACCTCCGGGCGGGAATCGCGGTCTACAACGCCGGGGAGTACCACGCGGCCCACGACGCGTGGGAGGCGTTCTGGCTCGACCTCGAATCCGGGACCGACGACGAGCGGTTCCTCCACGGTCTCATCCAGTTCACCGCGGCGGTCTACCACGCCGCGAACGCGAACTGGGAGGGCGCGCGCGGACTCGCCGAGAGCGGCGCGGGCTACCTCGCCGACCTCCCGGCCGACCACCGCGGGGTGAACGTCGGCGCGGTCCGGGCGTACCTCCGGGCGGTCGCCGCCGACCCCGAGCACGTCGAGCGCGCTGGCCCGCCGAGGCTGACCCACGAAGGGACGGCGATTATGCCCGAGGACCTGCGATTCGACGCGGCCGCAATCGCGGCCGGGATTCTGGCCGAGGAGTACGGCTACGACGAGGAAGTGATCGAGCGAGGAGCCGAGTACGCCCGCGCCGACCTCGATTCGGGGCGGGCGAACAGCGAGTTCGTGACCTTCGTGATGGACTTCGCGAGGGACGCCGCGAACAGGGGCATCATCTTCCAGCGCCTGCGCCAGCACGTCGAGAAGCGCCGCGCGCGCGAGACCGACGTGGACGGCCTGTTCGAGTGA
- a CDS encoding DUF5790 family protein yields the protein MSQSTLDEDELFGEAANEVREDVEASLGEAAAALPDADDIWDVDADNTLGALNALRSALDTGDAEEHLRDAKKWYTMGERADAFEDAADLEAEIERIEGAIEDVADAKEQVGDLTSTIPGLKNALEELHAEDEDEEEAEDDEDGEDGEDEEAEAAEA from the coding sequence ATGAGCCAATCGACACTCGACGAGGACGAGCTGTTCGGCGAGGCCGCAAACGAGGTCCGCGAGGACGTGGAGGCCAGCCTCGGAGAGGCCGCGGCGGCGCTCCCCGACGCCGACGACATCTGGGACGTGGACGCCGACAACACCCTCGGCGCGCTCAACGCGCTCCGGTCGGCGCTCGACACGGGCGACGCCGAGGAGCACCTCCGGGACGCCAAGAAGTGGTACACGATGGGCGAGCGCGCCGACGCCTTCGAGGACGCCGCCGACCTCGAAGCCGAGATCGAGCGCATCGAGGGAGCCATCGAGGACGTGGCCGACGCCAAGGAGCAGGTGGGCGACCTGACGAGCACGATTCCGGGGCTGAAGAACGCGCTGGAGGAGCTTCACGCCGAGGACGAGGACGAGGAGGAAGCGGAAGACGACGAGGACGGCGAGGACGGCGAGGACGAGGAAGCAGAAGCCGCCGAGGCGTGA
- a CDS encoding dihydroneopterin aldolase family protein encodes MEPTDRDAACFEAGIKFGALYHQFAGTPVSPRNAASLETAMEEAIENQPFCESVTVDILTEELEAEIQQGYTELSGHLMEVEVVVERDGVEVVTRMEMDEGYPLMRVESVRVADSRE; translated from the coding sequence ATGGAACCGACGGATCGAGACGCCGCCTGCTTCGAGGCGGGCATCAAGTTCGGCGCGCTCTACCACCAGTTCGCGGGCACGCCGGTCAGCCCCCGAAACGCTGCGAGCCTCGAAACCGCGATGGAGGAGGCCATCGAGAACCAGCCGTTCTGCGAGTCCGTGACCGTGGATATCCTGACCGAGGAGCTGGAGGCCGAAATCCAGCAGGGGTACACCGAACTCTCGGGCCACCTCATGGAGGTCGAGGTCGTGGTCGAGCGCGACGGCGTCGAGGTCGTCACTCGGATGGAGATGGACGAGGGATACCCGCTGATGCGGGTCGAATCCGTCCGGGTGGCCGACTCGCGGGAGTAG
- a CDS encoding DUF7860 family protein — MGRYGDVNYAFWTKYGFAASVAMLALGAGAEFTATAMNVSLPAWEHTLFVDMEILGILGMLLFPFVFGIALPLTE, encoded by the coding sequence ATGGGACGATACGGAGACGTGAACTACGCGTTCTGGACCAAGTACGGGTTCGCCGCGAGCGTGGCGATGCTCGCGCTCGGTGCAGGGGCAGAATTCACAGCGACGGCCATGAACGTCTCGCTCCCGGCGTGGGAACACACCCTGTTCGTGGACATGGAGATACTGGGGATTCTCGGGATGTTGCTGTTCCCGTTCGTGTTCGGTATCGCACTGCCGCTGACCGAGTAG
- a CDS encoding DUF7538 family protein, translating to MDERVEALVEQDGWQAEGFAARVHYKGGDDYYSIEYYAPSDCVIYWKVKGDGETAVPVGRDTVPGPLRDRIRQDLVEADIDPEIESRSL from the coding sequence ATGGACGAACGCGTCGAGGCGCTCGTCGAGCAGGACGGTTGGCAAGCCGAGGGGTTCGCGGCCCGCGTCCATTACAAGGGCGGAGACGACTACTACAGCATCGAGTACTACGCTCCGAGCGACTGCGTGATCTACTGGAAGGTGAAAGGCGACGGTGAGACCGCGGTGCCAGTCGGCCGCGACACCGTCCCCGGCCCGCTTCGGGACCGGATACGGCAGGATTTGGTCGAAGCCGACATCGACCCCGAGATAGAGTCCCGGTCGCTGTAG
- a CDS encoding RDD family protein: MERHPTPNVDEYAGVLDNRIEALLIDGLLVALVAGALGYVGGTLAVDGPLGGLGGAILALQFGTPIGLIVYHTAFEGYYGQTVGKRLRGIVVVKRDGSPVTWTAAVIRNFLRIVDMLPIFYIVGVVVAYVTDDRQRVGDLAGRTVVVHTQN; this comes from the coding sequence ATGGAACGACATCCCACACCGAACGTCGACGAGTACGCTGGCGTTCTCGACAATCGAATAGAAGCGCTGCTGATAGACGGACTGCTGGTCGCGCTCGTCGCGGGCGCTCTCGGTTACGTCGGGGGGACGCTCGCGGTGGACGGACCGCTGGGCGGTCTCGGCGGTGCGATCCTCGCGCTCCAGTTCGGGACACCCATCGGACTCATCGTCTATCACACGGCGTTCGAGGGCTACTACGGCCAAACGGTCGGCAAGCGTCTCCGGGGCATCGTGGTCGTGAAGCGGGACGGTTCTCCCGTCACATGGACCGCCGCCGTCATCCGGAACTTCCTCCGCATCGTGGACATGCTCCCGATTTTCTACATCGTCGGCGTCGTCGTCGCGTACGTCACCGACGACCGCCAGCGCGTCGGCGACCTCGCTGGCCGGACGGTCGTCGTCCACACGCAGAACTGA
- a CDS encoding DUF5789 family protein, whose protein sequence is MSESGDDSRELGIEFGDLEDDLEGEDYPVSADELLDRYGDREVGMSDGTQSFREVLVTGGDEEFESADEVKQTVLNRVGGEAVGRQGYSDRGTGSAEGEESDESF, encoded by the coding sequence ATGAGCGAATCCGGCGACGACAGCCGCGAACTCGGCATCGAATTCGGCGACCTCGAGGACGACCTCGAAGGCGAGGACTACCCCGTCTCGGCCGACGAGCTCCTCGACCGCTACGGCGACCGGGAGGTCGGGATGTCCGACGGAACCCAGTCGTTCCGCGAGGTGCTGGTGACCGGCGGCGACGAGGAGTTCGAGTCGGCCGACGAGGTCAAACAGACCGTCCTCAACCGGGTCGGCGGCGAGGCCGTGGGACGGCAGGGCTACTCCGACCGCGGGACGGGGAGCGCCGAGGGCGAGGAGAGCGACGAGTCGTTCTAG